A single genomic interval of Peribacillus sp. FSL H8-0477 harbors:
- a CDS encoding segregation/condensation protein A: protein MGYNIKIDAFEGPMDLLLHLINRLEIDIYDIPMAEITEQYLGYIHTMKSLELDIASEYLVMAATLLAIKSKQLLPKHEDETAYDEDGMELEEDPREELVEKLLEYKKYKQAAVEFKTLEEERSLFFSKPPSDFSEFSKEAETVKPELNISLYDMLGALQKLLRRQKLQKPLHTKVTRQEISIDKRMGEILTSLRSLSGRTSFFSLFPEPQKEHIVITFLAVLELMKLNQIQVEQDNNFSEIFVAAKEGVGAVG, encoded by the coding sequence GTGGGTTATAATATAAAAATTGATGCATTCGAAGGACCGATGGATTTGCTTCTGCATTTAATTAATCGGCTGGAGATTGATATTTATGATATACCGATGGCTGAAATTACCGAACAATACCTCGGGTATATCCATACGATGAAGAGCTTGGAACTAGATATCGCAAGTGAATATTTAGTAATGGCGGCTACCTTACTGGCTATTAAGAGTAAGCAGCTGCTGCCTAAACATGAGGACGAGACAGCTTATGATGAAGACGGCATGGAGCTGGAAGAGGATCCTCGTGAGGAGCTCGTTGAAAAGCTTCTCGAATACAAAAAATATAAGCAGGCTGCGGTGGAGTTTAAAACGTTAGAAGAAGAGCGGAGTTTATTTTTCTCAAAACCACCGAGTGATTTTTCGGAATTCTCTAAGGAAGCGGAAACCGTTAAGCCAGAGCTGAATATCAGCTTGTATGATATGCTGGGCGCTCTTCAGAAATTACTTCGCCGGCAGAAATTACAGAAGCCTTTACATACCAAGGTGACTAGACAAGAAATTTCTATAGATAAGAGAATGGGTGAAATATTAACCAGTCTACGTTCCTTAAGTGGAAGGACAAGCTTCTTTTCTCTTTTCCCAGAACCTCAAAAGGAACATATTGTTATTACCTTTTTGGCGGTATTAGAATTAATGAAACTAAATCAAATTCAGGTTGAACAAGATAATAACTTTTCAGAGATCTTTGTTGCAGCTAAGGAAGGTGTAGGAGCAGTTGGGTAA
- a CDS encoding YjcZ family sporulation protein, which yields MGEGGFGFGGGFALIVVLFILLVIIGASWL from the coding sequence ATGGGAGAAGGCGGATTCGGTTTCGGAGGCGGCTTTGCATTAATCGTAGTACTGTTCATTTTGTTAGTCATCATAGGTGCATCCTGGTTATAA